Genomic window (Streptomyces sp. NBC_01431):
AGCGCCCTGAGAGTTCCGCTGTCACGACGCTCCGGCGCCTTGCGGTGCACCGCACCCGCGGCCGCGCCCCGTCCGACCCTGGGCCACCGGGCGCTCTCCGGAACGAAGAACATGCGCAACACGTCACAAATTGCGCTCATTCGGGCCAATACCCCCGCTCGCTGACCTGATGATCAGTTAGCCACACCGCACTCCCTGGTGGTCCGGCGCCGCGGCGGCCCGGCATGGTGCATGGATGCGTGACTGCCCGGGGGAAGGCAGGGACGAGCGCCTCCCGAAGCCGCCGCTTACGCCCGTCGTCCGCCGTCCACCGAGAGCGCGATCCCTGTGATGTACGAGGCGGCGTCCGAACAGAGCCAGACCGTGGCCGCGGCCGCCTCCTCCGGCGTGGCCATCCGGCCCAGCGGGGTGATCGCCTCCTGCATCGCGATCAGGTCGGTTCCGGCCGCCACCCGCTCGAACCCGGGCGTGCGGGTCGGGCCGGGGCAGACCGCGTTGACGCGAACACCACGCGGTGCGTAATCCACCGCGGCGGTCTTGGTGAGGCCGACCACGCCGTGCTTGGCGGCGACATAGGCGGGGGCGGTGGGGATGGCGTACAGACCGCCGTTGGACGCGACGTTGACGATCGCGCCGCCTCCGCGGCTTTCCAGGGCGGGCAGTTCGTACTTCATGCACAGGAAGGTCCCGCCCATATTGACGTGGGCCACCCGCTCGAACTCTTCCAGACTCATCCGGTCCAGCTGCTGGTGGTGGGAGTCCAGGCCGGCGTTGTTCACGGCGAAGTCGAGACCGCCGTACGTCTCCACCGTGCGCTCCACGGCCGTGCGCACCGCGTCCTCGTCGACGATGTCGACGCGCAGCACCAATGCCTCCCCGCCGCCCTTCCTGATCATCTCGGCGGTCACGGCCGCACTGGCCTCGTCGATGTCGGTGACGGTGACGTCGGCGCCCTGGCGGGCCAGCTCGATCGCCGCCGCTCGGCCGATTCCGCTGCCGGCCCCCGTCACGAGTCCGGCCTTTCCGGCGAAGTTGCTCACGATGTTCCTCCAGTGCATATTGCGTCCGGCGGTGTCCGACCGCTCAGGCGACTGACAGGGGTGTTCACGACGGCCGACGGCGAAGCCTCGGCCGGGCGTGGTGCGGGTGCACGCCGGAGGCCGTTGGCTTCTCCGTCACGCGTGCGTTTTGACCGCCGTGCGCTCCGACCGCCACGGACATCCGCGCCCGCTGCGGTCGTACTCGTCCCCGGCCCGGCGTCCCTGGGCGCTGGGGCTGTTGGGGCGGTGGTCAGCTGAGGGGGACGACGATGCCGTTTCCGTGCCTGCCCGTCTCCGCCTCGTCCAGCAGCAGCGATGCCAGCGTGATCCGGGAGATCCGGGGTGGCAGCAGCGGGCGCCGCAGTTCCGCCAGGGGCACGACGCTGCGGGTGGAGCTGAGGGGGCCATCGGTGACGTCCGGGGCGTGGAAGACCGTCGCGCCGGCCTTCAGTGCGATCTCGTCGGCCTCGGACTTCTCCGCCAGTTCCGATCCGACGAACATCCGCATCACCCCTGCGTAGATCAATCCGCCCGATCGGCTGGAGACACCCGACCCCAGTGCCCCCAGCCACACCGTGCGGACGTTCGCCGCGGCCAACCGCCGGGCCCCGGCGACCACTGCGCCCGGGGCGTCCCCCTTGCTGATGCCGATGGCCGAGACCACCACGTCCACGCCAATCAGGGCGGGAAAGCCGCTCGCGACGGTGACGTCTGCGTGTCGGACCTCCACCTGCCGGGAGCCGCCCGCGGCCATCTTGGTCGGCGTGCGGACGAGGGCCACGACCTCGTGGCCGCGCTCCAGCGCCTGGCCGACGAGTGTGCCGCCGGTGCGGCCCGATGCTCCGAGTATCGCGATACGCATGATCCCTCATCCTCTAACTGAACAACTGTTGGTGATGTGAGTAAACAACCGTTGGTTAGCGGCGTCAAGGTCAGGATCCCGGTAAGGTGAACGCGTGTTGTCTTACTGCTGACCTTGGTAGGAAGGGGGGCGAAGGTGTCGTCTCAGGAGCGACCCGCTCCTCGCCGCCGCAATCCGCGGGGGCAGGGGCAGGTACTCAAAGCCCAGCTCGTGGACGCGGCAGCAAAGCTGCTGGCGACTCTCGACCAGCCCGAGACGCTCACCCTCCGGCAGGTCGCACGCGAGGTCGGAGTGGCACCGGCCAGCATCTACAGCCACTTCACCGACCTGGGCGCGTTGATTCAGCACGTACTACGGCTGCGTTACCAGGAACTGACCCGGCTGATGGACGAAGCCGCACAAGCCGCCGGCCCCACCCCCCTGGCCGACCTCACCGCCCGCTGCGCCGCCTACGTGCACTGGGGCGTCGACCAACCCGGCCACTACCGCACCCTGTTCGGCGGCCGCATGCCCGCCGACCTCGTCCCCGGTTCAGCCCACGGCGCCGGCGCCGAACCGCTCGACGCCGTCGTGGCCTCCCTCGCGGCCGCCGCCGCCCCGGAGCGAAAGCAGCCCACGGCGGAACGACAGGCACAGGCCGGTCTCATGCTCTGGACCGCCTTGCACGGCCTCGTCAGCCTCTACAACGACCACGGCATGATGCTCTGGCCACCCCTGAACGACCTGATCGCCGATTTGGTCAGCCTGCATACAGGCCAGCCGGCAGCCGAGATCGCGAGTCTCCTGGACCAGTACGAAGCGCGATCCGGGCCGCCTGCTTTGAGAGAACACGAAGACCGCGACACCGTCTTGCCCGACCCAGCGCTGCACGCCGACAACGAACACGGCCTCGCACCGGAAGCCGGTTGAGCGACCGCGCGTCCCATGAGGCCTTTCTGTTCTGTCACAGACGTGGCTAACCGCACAGGGCGACAGCGGTCGTTGTGACCCTGTGCCGGACGGTGGTCGATGGTGCCCCGGGGCACATCGTGATCGCTTCGGCGGCGGCAGGCTGTGCCACCGTGGTCACCCGGACGAGCGTCTGTCCTCTGCCGGGTCCGTGCTCACGCCTGGGCGGCGCGGTCGGCGGGTAGGGCGGTGACCGGGGTGAGGCAGAAGACGCGGATGTCCCGGCCGGTGCGGGCGGCGTAGGTGTCGTAGAAAGGGATGGCCAGCAGGATGCGGTCCCGCTGCTGTTCCTTTTCGTGGACGGTGAGTTGGCGAGCCCTGACCTGCCAGGAAAATCCTTGGGCCATGACCGTGGC
Coding sequences:
- a CDS encoding TetR/AcrR family transcriptional regulator, with protein sequence MDAAAKLLATLDQPETLTLRQVAREVGVAPASIYSHFTDLGALIQHVLRLRYQELTRLMDEAAQAAGPTPLADLTARCAAYVHWGVDQPGHYRTLFGGRMPADLVPGSAHGAGAEPLDAVVASLAAAAAPERKQPTAERQAQAGLMLWTALHGLVSLYNDHGMMLWPPLNDLIADLVSLHTGQPAAEIASLLDQYEARSGPPALREHEDRDTVLPDPALHADNEHGLAPEAG
- a CDS encoding SDR family NAD(P)-dependent oxidoreductase; this translates as MHWRNIVSNFAGKAGLVTGAGSGIGRAAAIELARQGADVTVTDIDEASAAVTAEMIRKGGGEALVLRVDIVDEDAVRTAVERTVETYGGLDFAVNNAGLDSHHQQLDRMSLEEFERVAHVNMGGTFLCMKYELPALESRGGGAIVNVASNGGLYAIPTAPAYVAAKHGVVGLTKTAAVDYAPRGVRVNAVCPGPTRTPGFERVAAGTDLIAMQEAITPLGRMATPEEAAAATVWLCSDAASYITGIALSVDGGRRA
- a CDS encoding NAD(P)-dependent oxidoreductase, which gives rise to MRIAILGASGRTGGTLVGQALERGHEVVALVRTPTKMAAGGSRQVEVRHADVTVASGFPALIGVDVVVSAIGISKGDAPGAVVAGARRLAAANVRTVWLGALGSGVSSRSGGLIYAGVMRMFVGSELAEKSEADEIALKAGATVFHAPDVTDGPLSSTRSVVPLAELRRPLLPPRISRITLASLLLDEAETGRHGNGIVVPLS